The proteins below come from a single Gimesia alba genomic window:
- a CDS encoding EF-hand domain-containing protein has translation MRFTRLLSIGTTLLAVCATTMLPAQPPEGGDRPERGDRPEGRERGPRDGDRGDRGPRDGGPRRGGFGGPGGRPNFLMMMPIIVVLDVNKDGEISKEEMENATASLQKLDKDKNGKLTQEELRPDFGGFGRRDGDRRGPGGPGGFGRRDGGNRSGDFVERMLTNDKNKDGKLTKDELPERMQPMFDRIDTNKDKEVDKAELTKMAEQFNSRNRSRGGDRGNRGGGRRPESDRPKRPESEEN, from the coding sequence ATGCGTTTCACTCGTCTACTTTCCATTGGCACAACTCTGCTCGCAGTCTGTGCTACGACAATGCTTCCCGCTCAACCTCCTGAAGGCGGCGATCGTCCTGAACGAGGTGACCGGCCCGAAGGTCGCGAGCGTGGTCCCCGCGACGGCGATCGCGGTGATCGAGGTCCTCGTGACGGTGGCCCCCGTAGAGGCGGTTTTGGTGGACCTGGTGGTCGTCCCAACTTTCTGATGATGATGCCAATTATCGTAGTGCTTGATGTCAACAAGGATGGCGAAATCTCCAAAGAAGAAATGGAGAATGCCACTGCGTCCCTTCAAAAACTGGACAAAGACAAAAACGGAAAGCTAACACAAGAAGAATTGCGTCCGGACTTTGGTGGTTTTGGCCGACGCGACGGTGACCGTCGTGGCCCCGGAGGTCCTGGTGGATTTGGAAGACGCGATGGAGGCAATCGCAGTGGTGATTTTGTCGAACGAATGCTGACCAACGACAAAAACAAAGATGGCAAACTCACCAAAGATGAATTGCCCGAGCGGATGCAACCGATGTTTGATCGGATCGACACCAACAAAGACAAAGAAGTCGATAAAGCTGAGTTAACCAAAATGGCAGAACAGTTTAACTCACGCAATCGATCGCGCGGTGGAGATCGGGGTAATCGTGGTGGTGGACGTCGTCCTGAAAGCGATCGTCCCAAGCGTCCTGAATCAGAAGAAAACTAA